Genomic window (Deltaproteobacteria bacterium):
TACGCCGAGTAAGCTGTTGATCGGAGCGCGCACGTCTGATTTGCCGTAAGCACCTGCATTCAGGTGCGCCACGACTTCGCCCTTCGTGCCATCGGCATCGGTCGGAGCATCCGAGCCATGAGAAATCTGACCGCTCACGGTGAAGGCGAGCGCTTGTCCAGGTATCAAACAGCCCTTTGTGGCCGAGGCCACGAGCACAGGATTTTGCTCAGGTGCCTGATCAACCGTCGTATAGGTTTGAAAATTGCCCGTGGGGATGCGGTAAATGATGCGCGTGCCTGCAGCGACTCCAGCTAACCAAAGATTAGCCGATGCTGGTATTTGATATTCCTGGCGACACTCCACGGGTAGTTCCGGGGTGGAGCCTTGGCTGGCATCGGGGGGTGTGGGTGAGCTTTTGGGTCCAGATTTTTTCGCATCTTGCGCTGGGCTAGGGCTTGGTTTTTCCCGTGCGGGTGTTTTACCGCTGTTGCCAGCGAAGTTTGATGAGGAGCAGGCAACGAGGGTTAGAGCGCTCAAGGCAATCGCAACCATAATCATGCCTTTGGATTGCCGCATCCGACCAGTCTCTAACGTGGATCTCCCCTTGGCCATAATCTCATCCTCCAGCCTTAGGGCCGGGCAGAACTTCGGCAGAATCACCGAATATATTTAGGCTTTGACCATACTTTGCGGTAACACAGCGCTCGGGCTGTTGATACTGCCAGCAATTCCAGCAACGTAAGCCTCTGGCACCAAATTAGGTAACGGAAGTGCTAGCGCGCCGGCCCTGGTGCTCTGGCGCTCGTTACTCAGCCGGACGTTGATATTTTGCAGGAGGCGACGCCACTGGGGCGGCAATGGCTTAGGTGCCGTGATGGCTATAGTGCACCGGGGCAACGCCTGTCTCACGAGAGTTAATTCAACGGCATTACGCAGTCCAAAGTCGTCCAGTGCAAACGTTAATGACGGACCTGCCGCGTACAATTTTGCCCGCACTGCTGCGAGGAGGATCCGGTGTGCTCGCTCATCAATGCCGTTATTAAAAGCACCCTCAGCGGTGTCTATGTCACTCAAGGTTAGGCCTTGGACGGATGGATCTGCGGCACGCGGAATCCTTAGCGCACCGTAGCCTCCCGACGGGACGTAGCTCGCAACTTCGTGACGCGCGTTGATGTGAGCCAACGGGCCGTCGTACCACGTCTGACCAAGAAATCCGCAGGTGCTCAGCACAAACGTGCGTCGCTCCGATCGAAGATGTTGCAACCATGAGACAGACTCGGTCCATGGTGCACTGATCGCTAAGAGATCTACGTCTAAGTTTTCCTGATGGAGCTCCGTCAGATAGATATGATCCGTTAAACGCCTGAGCGTGCCGACGGCTCCTTGATCGAGTGCAATGGCGTTTACTGCCGCCGTACCATCGTCCTTTAAAATGAGGCTAATCGTCGGTAGCTTGCCACCACTGTCGTCGATATCGAGACCAGGTTCATTGTGGCCGCGGCAAATGCGTACGAAAATGCTCAACGTTCACGCTCACTGCTACGACTAGCGAATGCATCGAGAAAGGCGCTATGACCTGGATTACGCCAAATGGTCGCAAATAGTTCTAATTCTGCCGTGCGCGCTGCGGTCGCATCCTGATGGGTTGCATGCCAGAGCATCCTCTTCTGTGCAGCAAGTGCCGCGGGGTCGAGGGCAGCGAGGTCAGCGCAGAGTTTAGTCACAGCCAAATCCAAGGCGGCACTGTCTTTACAAACTTCGTGTAGCAGTCCGCATGCCACGGCCTCAGTGGCGCTGACACTTTCGGTCCGGAACAGCATGCCCTGCGTGCGGCCAAGGCCAACAAGTTGCACCATGCGGCAGGCGCTTCCGTATCCGGTGGCGAGTCCAGCCTTTAGTTGACGAAATTCAAGCACTGACCGCTCCGTTGCTAGGCGCAAGTCGCCGGCCAAGGCGAGCTCAGCACCACCACCGATGGCGGCGCCATCAATGGCTACCACCACAGGAATCGGTAATGCAGCGATAGTTTGCAGTGCGTCGCTCATCGTGGTCACGTAGGCCTTAGCCTCGTCACCATCGCGCAGAAGCGCGAGTTCCTTGAGGTCACCCCCAGCGATCCACGTGGCCTCATCGCCTTTGATGACGGGTGTCGCACGGATGACTAAAGAGCGTGGCTTGTGACTAGCGTCGCGCAGAGCGTGCGCCGCGCGTAGTAACTCCCGTGCCAACGTCGTGCCGAGCGCATTGCCGCGCTCGGGGCGGCTGATGCACCAGGTTTCGTGGCTGCCGCAGTCTACTCTTGCGATGTAACTCATGATCAGCCTCCGCCGGGAGTTGCGCTTAGAGCCAAGTCACTTGGCTGACCTGACAGTCACCGATGGCTGTTTGCCGCTCCTGACCATTGACTACCGTAGTCTCGGTAAATTCAACCGCAAATATGGACGACCAGAACACAGCGCTGTCACTGCGCTCACCGGAGCGGAAGGTAAAGTTGACCTTGGCGTCGCCAGTCGGTGCCACAAAGGCAACTTGAGTCGGGTAGGGGACCACCGTCCACTCCGCTCCGGAGAGTTGATGGGAGGCGCGCCGCTCATAGGGGGCAGCATCGAGGGGGTAGTAATTGATCAGTCCCTTAAGCTTCACGCCGGGACGGTCGACGCCGTAGCGTAGTTCCACGGAGCAGCGCTGCGGGTTAAAGCCCCCACCTTGGGGTATCCAGCCGTCGTAACGGACGGCTACAGGTGATTGGGTCGCTAGGGCAGCCAACAAAGGGACGATTGCGATAGGCGCGGTGGTCATGATTTTGGGATTCTCCGTTGGTTGAGCGGCTTTCACTAGCCATCTCAGGCGGTCATACCCCAGGTCTAGACGGGGATCCACAAATTGCTCGTTACTCTATAAATCAGTCGTTACACTTGGTAAACTATAGACAAGCCTCGGTACATCCGCATTCTTCTAGATCTCTGCTCTTGATCTCTGCCGCCGCCTTAAGTATTCAATAATCAATGATTTTTGTGCTTAATTTGGGATTATTCCTTTGCTGACTGGTAGCTATATGCATGCTGATTCTGACAATGCCGCCGCCCTGATGGCCACGGTTCAAGGCTCTAACGTTGTTTTGGTTGGGGCTTCTGGAGCTGGCAAATCTGCGGTTGGTAGACTTCTTGCGCGACTTTTGGGATTCGGCTTCATCGACCTCGATCAGGAGATTGAGGTGGAGGCGGGCGACTCCGTTGAAGCTATTTTTGCCGCTCGGGGTGAGGACCAATTCCGCCAGCTAGAGTCTCAAATAGTTAAAAGACTCGGTGGGTTACGCTCACACGTCGTCGCCACAGGCGGCGGTGCCGTCATGGATGATGAGAACTGGGGCCTGCTGTCGCAGCTAGGTGCTGTGGTGTGGCTCAATACGCCTGCTGAGGAAATCGCCCGGCGCCTGCTCGCCAACGAGAGCGAACTCATGCGGCGCCCCCTATTGGCCGAGGTCCTCACGCACAAAGACACGGAGACTAAACACAAACTTTTAACCGAGCGCATCAACGCGCTGATCGGCTTTCGTGCGGGTCGATACAGGCAGGCTCACATCACCGTGAGTGATCATTTCTCTACCCCCCAGTCTACGGCACAGCTCGTGCGCTCTAGTCTTATCCAATCTGGATTTCTCAAGTCCTCAACAGAAGTCAAACCCTATGATCGTTGGCAC
Coding sequences:
- a CDS encoding enoyl-CoA hydratase/isomerase family protein — protein: MSYIARVDCGSHETWCISRPERGNALGTTLARELLRAAHALRDASHKPRSLVIRATPVIKGDEATWIAGGDLKELALLRDGDEAKAYVTTMSDALQTIAALPIPVVVAIDGAAIGGGAELALAGDLRLATERSVLEFRQLKAGLATGYGSACRMVQLVGLGRTQGMLFRTESVSATEAVACGLLHEVCKDSAALDLAVTKLCADLAALDPAALAAQKRMLWHATHQDATAARTAELELFATIWRNPGHSAFLDAFASRSSERER
- a CDS encoding shikimate kinase, giving the protein MLTGSYMHADSDNAAALMATVQGSNVVLVGASGAGKSAVGRLLARLLGFGFIDLDQEIEVEAGDSVEAIFAARGEDQFRQLESQIVKRLGGLRSHVVATGGGAVMDDENWGLLSQLGAVVWLNTPAEEIARRLLANESELMRRPLLAEVLTHKDTETKHKLLTERINALIGFRAGRYRQAHITVSDHFSTPQSTAQLVRSSLIQSGFLKSSTEVKPYDRWHIL